A genomic window from Halomonas sp. LR3S48 includes:
- a CDS encoding alpha/beta fold hydrolase has translation MSTLNRALALAAMALASSVAADATQLANGGDTTAVPVIAERSESYVATNDGVSLYYKDWGPRDGQVVAFSHGWPLNSDSWESQMLFLASQGYRVVAHDRRGHGRSSQPWEGNDMDHYADDLAAVLEALELTEVTLVGFSTGGGEVARYIGRHGTDRVKKAVLVAAVPPLMLQADSNPDGLPIEVFDGLRQASLENRSQLYLDIASGPFFGYNRPGATPSQGLIQSFWVQGMQAGHKNTYDSIEAFSATDFRDDLKKFDVPTLVIHGGDDQIVPLDTSARASAALVENAELIVYEGAPHGLADTHKERLNQDLLDFLRK, from the coding sequence ATGAGCACATTGAATCGCGCCCTGGCTCTTGCCGCCATGGCTCTCGCCAGCTCCGTTGCCGCCGACGCTACCCAACTCGCCAACGGTGGTGACACCACGGCGGTACCCGTCATAGCGGAACGCTCAGAAAGCTATGTGGCGACCAACGACGGTGTGAGCCTCTACTACAAGGATTGGGGGCCGCGCGACGGCCAGGTCGTCGCTTTCAGTCATGGCTGGCCGTTGAACTCCGATAGCTGGGAATCGCAGATGTTGTTCCTGGCATCGCAGGGCTATCGCGTCGTCGCCCATGATCGCCGCGGACATGGGCGCTCCAGCCAGCCGTGGGAAGGCAACGACATGGACCACTACGCCGATGACCTCGCGGCGGTGCTCGAAGCATTGGAGCTTACGGAGGTCACCCTGGTCGGTTTCTCGACAGGTGGCGGCGAAGTCGCGCGCTACATTGGGCGCCACGGCACGGATCGTGTGAAGAAAGCCGTCCTGGTGGCTGCCGTGCCGCCGCTAATGCTGCAGGCCGACAGCAACCCCGATGGCCTTCCCATCGAGGTATTCGACGGGCTGCGCCAGGCATCGCTGGAAAACCGCTCGCAGCTCTATCTGGATATCGCCTCCGGACCGTTCTTCGGCTACAACCGGCCTGGCGCCACGCCTTCCCAGGGCCTGATTCAGTCCTTCTGGGTGCAGGGCATGCAAGCGGGCCACAAGAACACCTACGACTCGATCGAAGCCTTCTCGGCGACGGATTTCCGCGACGACCTGAAGAAATTCGACGTGCCCACGCTGGTGATTCACGGCGGCGACGATCAAATCGTTCCGCTCGATACCTCGGCACGGGCATCGGCGGCACTGGTCGAGAATGCCGAGCTGATCGTGTACGAAGGTGCGCCACACGGCCTGGCCGACACGCACAAGGAACGACTCAATCAGGATCTTTTGGACTTCCTTCGTAAATAA
- a CDS encoding AraC family transcriptional regulator — protein sequence MDRLSTLLSQFGVRARLFHSGTVCSVASIDDAGHGYLHLLQGGTVTLRSPKAPDLLVTRPSLMFLPRPFPHTMIASEADPAKLLCASLAFDGGERNPLSASLPDRLVLALDELPMLVETLRWLFEEAAAENCGKEAVLDRLFELLVIQLLRHLLAHQGLSTGMMAGLADPRLSRSLVQMHNTPQRAWTVSELASESNMSRASYAAHFRTVMGQTPAEYLLSWRISLAQKRLLQGRPIALIADEVGYESPSALARAFRRKTGSSPRDWMKSLQADPQSA from the coding sequence CGCAGTTCGGCGTACGGGCGCGCCTCTTCCATAGCGGCACGGTTTGCAGCGTCGCGTCGATCGACGATGCTGGTCACGGATACCTGCACCTTCTGCAGGGCGGCACCGTCACCTTGCGCAGCCCCAAGGCGCCGGACCTGCTGGTCACGCGCCCGAGCCTGATGTTCCTGCCACGCCCCTTCCCGCATACGATGATCGCTTCCGAAGCGGACCCCGCCAAGCTTCTGTGCGCCTCACTGGCCTTCGATGGCGGCGAGAGAAACCCGCTATCGGCTTCTCTTCCCGATCGCCTGGTGCTGGCCCTGGACGAGTTGCCCATGCTGGTAGAGACACTCAGGTGGCTATTCGAGGAAGCCGCCGCAGAAAACTGTGGCAAGGAGGCGGTACTCGACCGCCTGTTCGAGCTGCTGGTGATCCAGCTGTTGCGGCATCTGCTGGCTCATCAAGGCCTTTCCACCGGCATGATGGCCGGGCTTGCCGATCCACGCCTGTCTCGCTCTCTCGTGCAGATGCACAACACCCCGCAGCGGGCCTGGACGGTAAGCGAGCTCGCAAGCGAGTCGAACATGTCCCGTGCCAGCTACGCGGCGCACTTCCGCACCGTCATGGGCCAAACGCCTGCTGAGTACCTGCTGAGCTGGAGAATCAGCCTGGCCCAGAAACGTTTGCTCCAGGGCCGGCCGATTGCGTTGATAGCCGACGAAGTGGGGTATGAAAGCCCATCGGCACTCGCCCGGGCCTTTCGGCGCAAAACGGGCAGCAGCCCTCGCGATTGGATGAAGTCACTTCAGGCTGACCCACAAAGCGCATGA